The following proteins come from a genomic window of Notamacropus eugenii isolate mMacEug1 chromosome X, mMacEug1.pri_v2, whole genome shotgun sequence:
- the DRP2 gene encoding dystrophin-related protein 2 isoform X4 yields the protein MQPMVMQGCPYTFPRCHEWRAADQSQHDGGLNTTRPQPQVRATTGAFQDGTGPTCVRQQVLNGAIGPLDAPAMNLCWNEIKKKSHNLRARFEAFSDPSGKLQPPLQEIIDWLSQKDEELSAQLPLQGALALVQKEKETHSAFMEEVKSRGPYIYSVLESAQAFLSQHPFEELEEPHCENKDASPRQKIQNLSRFVWKQATVASELWEKLTARCVDQHRHIERTLEQLLEIHGAMGELGNALTQAEGIRATWEPIGDLFIDSLPEHIQAIKLFIEELSPVKEGVKLANELAHQLAISDVHLSMENSRALEQINTRWKQLQASVNERLKQLQDAHRDFGPGSQHFLSSSVQVPWERAISPNKVPYYINHQAQTTCWDHPKMTELYQTLVDLVTLNTALEIFNEHELQPSEHVMDVVEVIHCLTALYERLEEERGILVNVPLCVDMSLNWLLNVFDSGRSGKMRALSFKTGIACLCGTEVKEKFQYLFSQVATSGSQCDQRHLGVLLHEAIQVPRQLGEVAAFGGSNVEPSVRSCFRFSTGKPVIEAAQFLEWANLEPQSMVWLAVLHRVTIAEQVKHQTKCSICRQCPIKGFRYRSLKQFNVDICQTCFLTGRASKGNKLHYPIMEYYTPTTSSENVRDFATTLKNKFRSKHYFSKHPQRGYLPVQSVLEADYSEPPASSPMLPHSDTHSRIEHFASRLAEMESQNCSFFNDSLSPDDSIDEDQYLLRHSSPITDREPNFGQQAHNTMVADDKGELEKILAHLEDENRILQGELRRLKWQHEEAAEGPPDAAQDPRNEELLAEARLLRQHKSRLETRMQILEDHNRQLESQLLRLRELLLQPPPESEGNGSGGSSLTSSPQQSEGSHAREKEHTTPDTEAADDVGQKSQDVSLCLEDIMEKLRHAFPNVRSPDMPANTLLAS from the exons ATGCAGCCCATGGTCATGCAGGGATGTCCCTACACGTTCCCACGATGTCATGAGTGGCGGGCAGCTGACCAATCCCAGCACGACGGTGGCCTCAACACCACCCGCCCCCAGCCTCAG GTTAGAGCCACAACTGGGGCTTTTCAGGATGGCACAGGACCCACCTGTGTGAGGCAGCAAGTCCTGAATGGTGCCATCGGGCCCTTGGATGCTCCAGCCATGAATCTGTGttggaatgaaataaaaaagaagtccCACAACCTCCG GGCTCGATTTGAGGCCTTCTCAGATCCCAGTGGGAAGCTGCAGCCCCCTCTTCAAGAGATCATTGACTGGCTCAGCCAGAAAGATGAGGAACTGTCTGCTCAGCTACCACTCCAGGGGGCCTTGGCCCTGgtacagaaggaaaaggagactcaCTCG GCTTTTATGGAAGAGGTCAAGTCCCGAGGTCCCTACATCTACTCTGTACTCGAGTCAGCTCAGGCCTTCCTCTCCCAGCACCCGTTTGAGGAACTAGAAGAACCCCATTGTGAGAACAAAG ATGCTTCCCCCAGACAGAAGATCCAGAACCTCAGCCGCTTTGTGTGGAAGCAGGCGACTGTGGCCAGTGAGCTGTGGGAGAAGCTGACGGCCCGCTGTGTGGATCAACATCGCCACATTGAGCGTACCTTGGAGCAGCTACTAGAGATCCATGGAGCCATGGGGGAGCTGGGGAATGCCCTGACCCAGGCTGAGGGCATCCGGGCTACCTGGGAGCCCATTGGGGACCTCTTCATCGACTCCCTGCCAGAGCATATCCAGGCCATTAAG CTGTTCATAGAGGAACTGTCCCCAGTGAAGGAGGGAGTGAAGCTGGCCAATGAGCTAGCTCACCAGTTGGCCATCTCTGATGTGCACCTCTCCATGGAGAACTCCCGAGCCCTGGAGCAAATCAATACCCGCTGGAAACAGCTGCAG GCTTCAGTGAACGAACGACTCAAACAGCTCCAGGATGCCCACCGGGACTTTGGACCAGGGTCCCAGCACTTCCTGTCCA GCTCTGTGCAGGTCCCCTGGGAAAGAGCAATTTCACCCAATAAAGTGCCCTACTACATCaa CCATCAGGCTCAAACCACGTGCTGGGACCACCCCAAGATGACTGAGTTGTACCAAACGCTGG TGGACCTGGTAACTCTGAATACAGCTTTGGAGATCTTCAATGAGCATGAGCTGCAGCCCAGTGAACACGTGATGGATGTGGTCGAGGTCATCCACTGCCTGACGGCCCTGTATGAGCGGCTGGAGGAGGAGAGGGGCATCTTGGTGAACGTGCCTCTGTGTGTGGACATGAGCCTCAACTGGCTTCTCAATGTGTTTGACAG TGGGCGCAGTGGAAAGATGCGAGCCCTGTCTTTTAAAACTGGCATTGCCTGCTTGTGTGGAACAGAAgtgaaagagaaatttcagt ACCTCTTCAGCCAGGTGGCTACCTCGGGCAGCCAGTGTGACCAGCGTCACCTGGGTGTTCTGCTTCATGAGGCCATCCAGGTGCCTCGCCAGCTGGGAGAAGTGGCAGCCTTTGGGGGGAGCAACGTGGAGCCCAGTGTCCGCAGCTGCTTCCGCTTC AGCACTGGGAAGCCAGTTATCGAAGCTGCTCAGTTTCTGGAGTGGGCCAACCTGGAACCGCAGTCCATGGTGTGGCTGGCCGTGCTGCACCGAGTGACCATCGCAGAGCAGGTGAAGCACCAGACCAAGTGCTCCATCTGCCGGCAGTGCCCCATCAAAGGCTTCAG GTACCGGAGTCTTAAGCAGTTCAACGTGGACATCTGCCAGACTTGCTTCCTGACAGGCAGGGCCAGTAAAGGAAACAAGCTCCATTACCCCATCATGGAGTATTACACACCG ACTACTTCGAGTGAGAATGTGAGGGATTTTGCAACAACACTGAAAAACAAATTCCGGTCCAAGCATTATTTCAGCAAACACCCTCAGAGAGGATACCTGCCTGTGCAGTCTGTATTGGAGGCTGACTACAGTGAACC GCCTGCCTCCTCCCCGATGTTACCACACTCAGATACACACTCCCGCATCGAACACTTTGCCAGCAG GCTCGCTGAGATGGAAAGTCAGAACTGTTCCTTCTTTAATGATAGCCTGTCCCCTGATGACAGCAT AGATGAAGATCAGTATTTGCTGAGGCACTCCAGCCCCATTACAGACCGGGAGCCAAACTTTGGGCAGCAAGCCCACAACACCATGGTCGCCGATGACAAGGGAGAGCTGGAGAAGATCCTGGCCCACCTGGAGGATGAGAACCG GATCCTCCAAGGGGAGCTACGACGCCTGAAGTGGCAGCACGAGGAGGCTGCTGAGGGGCCCCCCGATGCGGCCCAGGACCCCCGCAACGAGGAGCTCTTGGCTGAAGCTAGGCTTCTTCGGCAGCACAAGAGCCGCCTGGAAACACGCATGCAGATTCTGGAGGACCACAACAGGCAGCTGGAGTCCCAGCTGCTGCGCCTAAGGGAGCTGCTGCTACAG CCACCCCCTGAATCAGAAGGCAATGGGTCTGGGGGCTCCTCGCTGACTTCTTCCCCGCAGCAGTCAGAGGGCAGTCATGCCCGGGAGAAGGAGCATACCACCCCGGACACTGAGGCTGCAG ATGACGTGGGGCAGAAAAGCCAGGATGTCAGCCTGTGCTTGGAGGACATCATGGAGAAACTACGCCATGCATTCCCTAATGTCCGAAGCCCAGACATGCCTGCCAACACTCTACTGGCTTCCTGA